A DNA window from Doryrhamphus excisus isolate RoL2022-K1 chromosome 2, RoL_Dexc_1.0, whole genome shotgun sequence contains the following coding sequences:
- the LOC131104830 gene encoding uncharacterized protein LOC131104830, with protein MEQQNESDQPQKLYDTRSVASKTKTSRSSRSSTSSAATKARASAEAALVEAKYAAREAEMMKVKAKIEAEAAQRKAELEASLYVLKIERSATAAAAEAAVYEGAAAVEGSSLEDLAQIPPEDTAQHTSEYVKAHYVTPDAQQPAPVPQQPLTTSTPAPRPSLPAPPSSVQWYPLPGTVTNQPTTFVNEENL; from the exons ATGGAGCAGCAAAACGAGTCGGACCAGCCGCAAAAGCTCTACGACACCAGGTCAGTCGCCTCAAAAACAAAGACTTCAAGGTCCAGCAGGTCCTCAACCAGCTCCGCAGCCACCAAAGCAAGGGCTAGTGCTGAAGCAGCCCTGGTGGAGGCGAAATATGCAGCCCGAGAAGCAGAAATGATGAAAGTAAAGGCTAAAATAGAGGCTGAAGCAGCACAACgcaaagcagaactggaggccaGTCTGTATGTGCTAAAGATCGAGAGAAGTGCCACGGCAGCCGCAGCTGAAGCAGCAGTCTATGAAGGCGCAGCAGCAGTGGAAGGCAGCTCTCTCGAAGACCTGGCACAGATCCCTCCAGAGGACACCGCTCAACACACCAGCGAGTATGTGAAGGCTCACTACGTGACACCCGACGCTCAGCAGCCAGCTCCGGTCCCACAGCAGCCACTCACCACATCCACGCCAGCACCACGACCATCATTACCAGCACCACCATCTTCAGTCCAGTGGTATCCGCTCCCCGGCACCGTCACAAACCAGCCTACGACCTTTGTTAATG AAGAGAACTTGTGA